The following are encoded together in the Cicer arietinum cultivar CDC Frontier isolate Library 1 chromosome 2, Cicar.CDCFrontier_v2.0, whole genome shotgun sequence genome:
- the LOC101508180 gene encoding uncharacterized protein isoform X1 — translation MLGKGVSREHFQPRTCSGKNSSKTGQAKRDLENIVYIDLDSDQFDDVVILEGPEVVSKKLNGSSGPSRNRTLTPQSVISIDDDDDDGSDDVDNPRVNAEGVGELDSDASSSKRFTSASSSARNSVRIDVDDCDVYEKDSASKRQKSKGVFSSKASERNCYGLYGSENESSDSDCSDCELMEDREQWEKVSAMKKSRVFNDQSRHDEHASSSGLHSNDYINIEVKNRSEKLGKSPAYGPSSSKYVKENQSSFTVKDDIGHGERTTREKAPACPKSKNCDFGNGITGSSRFTKELGDEESKFMSSSQDEHDRKVDNYKTPLRSKESKFMSSSQDEHTGKVDNDKTPLRSKESKFMSSDQDEHDRKVDNDETPLRSKCDNITPLRSKCDNISEGNSNSASFDERNFNGHEFELHTQDGGSTASEERNIINEREKLKETDEYKQAMEEEWASRQKQLQIQAEEAQRLRKRKKAESSRVLDMKRKQKERIEEMRETDKKDEEIMNMKEKLRAEIQKELNQLKNQCTDMTSLLRSLGINVGESRTAVPHEVHAAYKRAMFKFHPDRASKTDIRAQVEAEEKCKFITAMKEKFLSFSYR, via the exons ATGCTGGGAAAAGGTGTCTCGAGGGAGCACTTTCAGCCCCGGACATGTTCCGGGAAGAATTCATCAAAAACTGGTCAGGCAAAAAGAGATTTAGAGAATATTGTGTACATTGACTTAGATAGTGATCAATTTGATGATGTAGTAATCCTAGAAGGTCCTGAGGTTGTTTCGAAAAAATTGAATGGATCCAGTGGGCCAAGTAGAAACAGAACATTGACACCTCAGAGTGTTATAAGCATTGATGACGATGATGACGATGGAAGTGATGATGTGGATAATCCTAGAGTTAATGCTGAAGGTGTTGGAGAGTTGGATAGTGATGCCTCTTCAAGCAAAAGGTTTACTTCGGCCTCAAGTTCTGCGCGAAATTCAGTACGCATAGATGTCGACGATTGTGATGTCTATGAAAAAGATTCTGCATCTAAGAGGCAAAAAAGTAAGGGAGTATTTTCTTCAAAGGCTTCTGAAAGAAATTGTTATGGTTTATATGGGTCTGAAAATGAGTCATCTGATAGTGATTGTTCTGATTGTGAGCTTATGGAGGATCGTGAACAATGGGAAAAGGTATCGGCAATGAAAAAGAGCCGTGTATTTAATGATCAATCTCGTCATGATGAGCATGCCAGCTCTTCTGGTTTACATAGTAATGATTACATTAATATAGAAGTGAAAAATAGGTCTGAAAAGCTTGGTAAAAGCCCTGCATATGGTCCTAGCAGTAGTAAATATGTCAAGGAGAATCAATCCTCCTTCACTGTTAAGGATGATATTGGGCATGGAGAAAGGACAACTAGAGAAAAAGCTCCTGCCTGTCCAAAGTCTAAAAATTGTGATTTCGGTAATGGTATTACTGGTTCTTCAAGGTTCACGAAAGAACTGGGTGATGAAGAGTCTAAGTTTATGAGCTCCAGCCAAGATGAGCATGACAGGAAAGTTGACAACTATAAAACTCCATTAAGGAGTAAAGAGTCAAAATTTATGAGCTCCAGCCAAGATGAACATACTGGGAAAGTTGACAACGATAAAACTCCATTGAGGAGTAAAGAGTCTAAATTTATGAGCTCCGACCAAGATGAACATGACAGGAAAGTTGACAACGATGAAACTCCATTGAGGAGTAAATGTGACAATATAACTCCATTGAGGAGTAAATGTGACAATATTTCTGAAGGGAATTCTAACAGTGCTTCTTTTGATGAAAGGAATTTTAATGGTCATGAGTTTGAGTTACATACTCAAGATGGTGGTAGTACCGCTTCCGAGGagagaaatataattaatgaaagAGAAAAGCTTAAGGAGACCGATGAATATAAACAAGCCATGGAAGAGGAATGGGCATCCAGACAGAAACAACTGCAAATTCAG GCAGAGGAAGCACAAAGATTGCGTAAAAGAAAAAAGGCTGAAAGTAGTAGAGTGTTGGACATGAAAAGAAAGCAAAAAGAACGCATTGAAGAAATGAGAGAGACGGATAAGAAG GATGAAGAAATTATGAACATGAAAGAGAAACTGCGGGCTGAAATACAGAAGGAGCTTAATcaattgaagaatcaatgcaCAGATATGACCTCGCTACTTCGTAGCTTAGGAATAAATGTGGGTGAAAGTCGTACCGCTGTGCCCCACGAG GTGCATGCTGCCTATAAACGGGCTATGTTTAAGTTCCACCCAGATCGTGCATCAAAAACTGATATTCGTGCACAGGTTGAGGCTGAGGAGAAATGCAAGTTCATCACGGCCATGAAGGAGAAGTTTTTATCATTTTCATATCGCTAG
- the LOC101508180 gene encoding uncharacterized protein isoform X2: protein MLGKGVSREHFQPRTCSGKNSSKTGQAKRDLENIVYIDLDSDQFDDVVILEGPEVVSKKLNGSSGPSRNRTLTPQSVISIDDDDDDGSDDVDNPRVNAEGVGELDSDASSSKRFTSASSSARNSVRIDVDDCDVYEKDSASKRQKSKGVFSSKASERNCYGLYGSENESSDSDCSDCELMEDREQWEKVSAMKKSRVFNDQSRHDEHASSSGLHSNDYINIEVKNRSEKLGKSPAYGPSSSKYVKENQSSFTVKDDIGHGERTTREKAPACPKSKNCDFGNGITGSSRFTKELGDEESKFMSSSQDEHDRKVDNYKTPLRSKESKFMSSSQDEHTGKVDNDKTPLRSKESKFMSSDQDEHDRKVDNDETPLRSKCDNITPLRSKCDNISEGNSNSASFDERNFNGHEFELHTQDGGSTASEERNIINEREKLKETDEYKQAMEEEWASRQKQLQIQDEEIMNMKEKLRAEIQKELNQLKNQCTDMTSLLRSLGINVGESRTAVPHEVHAAYKRAMFKFHPDRASKTDIRAQVEAEEKCKFITAMKEKFLSFSYR, encoded by the exons ATGCTGGGAAAAGGTGTCTCGAGGGAGCACTTTCAGCCCCGGACATGTTCCGGGAAGAATTCATCAAAAACTGGTCAGGCAAAAAGAGATTTAGAGAATATTGTGTACATTGACTTAGATAGTGATCAATTTGATGATGTAGTAATCCTAGAAGGTCCTGAGGTTGTTTCGAAAAAATTGAATGGATCCAGTGGGCCAAGTAGAAACAGAACATTGACACCTCAGAGTGTTATAAGCATTGATGACGATGATGACGATGGAAGTGATGATGTGGATAATCCTAGAGTTAATGCTGAAGGTGTTGGAGAGTTGGATAGTGATGCCTCTTCAAGCAAAAGGTTTACTTCGGCCTCAAGTTCTGCGCGAAATTCAGTACGCATAGATGTCGACGATTGTGATGTCTATGAAAAAGATTCTGCATCTAAGAGGCAAAAAAGTAAGGGAGTATTTTCTTCAAAGGCTTCTGAAAGAAATTGTTATGGTTTATATGGGTCTGAAAATGAGTCATCTGATAGTGATTGTTCTGATTGTGAGCTTATGGAGGATCGTGAACAATGGGAAAAGGTATCGGCAATGAAAAAGAGCCGTGTATTTAATGATCAATCTCGTCATGATGAGCATGCCAGCTCTTCTGGTTTACATAGTAATGATTACATTAATATAGAAGTGAAAAATAGGTCTGAAAAGCTTGGTAAAAGCCCTGCATATGGTCCTAGCAGTAGTAAATATGTCAAGGAGAATCAATCCTCCTTCACTGTTAAGGATGATATTGGGCATGGAGAAAGGACAACTAGAGAAAAAGCTCCTGCCTGTCCAAAGTCTAAAAATTGTGATTTCGGTAATGGTATTACTGGTTCTTCAAGGTTCACGAAAGAACTGGGTGATGAAGAGTCTAAGTTTATGAGCTCCAGCCAAGATGAGCATGACAGGAAAGTTGACAACTATAAAACTCCATTAAGGAGTAAAGAGTCAAAATTTATGAGCTCCAGCCAAGATGAACATACTGGGAAAGTTGACAACGATAAAACTCCATTGAGGAGTAAAGAGTCTAAATTTATGAGCTCCGACCAAGATGAACATGACAGGAAAGTTGACAACGATGAAACTCCATTGAGGAGTAAATGTGACAATATAACTCCATTGAGGAGTAAATGTGACAATATTTCTGAAGGGAATTCTAACAGTGCTTCTTTTGATGAAAGGAATTTTAATGGTCATGAGTTTGAGTTACATACTCAAGATGGTGGTAGTACCGCTTCCGAGGagagaaatataattaatgaaagAGAAAAGCTTAAGGAGACCGATGAATATAAACAAGCCATGGAAGAGGAATGGGCATCCAGACAGAAACAACTGCAAATTCAG GATGAAGAAATTATGAACATGAAAGAGAAACTGCGGGCTGAAATACAGAAGGAGCTTAATcaattgaagaatcaatgcaCAGATATGACCTCGCTACTTCGTAGCTTAGGAATAAATGTGGGTGAAAGTCGTACCGCTGTGCCCCACGAG GTGCATGCTGCCTATAAACGGGCTATGTTTAAGTTCCACCCAGATCGTGCATCAAAAACTGATATTCGTGCACAGGTTGAGGCTGAGGAGAAATGCAAGTTCATCACGGCCATGAAGGAGAAGTTTTTATCATTTTCATATCGCTAG